The following DNA comes from Tunturibacter psychrotolerans.
ATGGCTGCGTCGCTGCAGGTGGATGCGACGATTGCGCAGATCGATAATGAGATTGCTACTGCGGATGAGGTGCACGGTTACCTTTCGGACCGTCGTGACAAGACGGTGAATCGTGCGAATCTGTTTGGCATTCTGCTGGGCGGAGGGCTAAGCGCGACGAGCTCCGTGTTGCAGCTTTCGACGAATCTGGATACGGTTTCGTCTGCGCTCGATATTGCTGGTGGTTCGGCCTCGGTGGGCTTTGCGCTGATGGGGATTCATGCGCAAAAGGGAGGGAGCTCGCGGTTCGATTTCAACTCGAACATGCTTGCGGAGTTCTTCGACCGGCCTACGTTGCCGACGAGTCAGTATCCTGCCACGGTGTGGGCGTTTCTGAATGAGCCTTCGCCGACCAGCCCGGAACATCTGACGCGCAAGGCGCAGTTGTTGAAGACGTGGGTCGTGGTGCAGCGGATCGGGTCGTTGTCGAACGTGGACAAGATTGACAGGGTGACGAGCCAGCCGTCGGAGATGTTGAAGCTGAGCATCGACGATCTGGAGGACCGGGCGGCGATGTTGCAGGATGTGCGTGCGCGGATCTCGTTTTTGAAGAGGGATCTGGGGAACCTGCTGGCTTCGTTACCTGAGGTGGATGAATCGGCTTTCTTGCCTGTGGGAGAGAAGCCGTAGTGATTCACTTGCGGGTTTGTGGCCGTGGAGTGTGGTGGCAAAAAATGAGGCTGAGATCCCAAAGAGATCTCAGCCGAGTAGAAAGATCATTGCGCGTGAACGCTCGCAGCCTAAACGTGAGTGGGGACAGCGTTCGTTGTGTTTGCGGCGGCAGTGTTGACGCCGTCGGCGATGGCGGTGAGGAGTTCGTCGGCGTTCTTCTCTTCGTCGAGGATGCTGTCGAGGATCTCGGCGGCTTCGTCTTCACCTAGGAGCTCGGCCCAGGTGCGGAGGGTGCCGTAGACGGCGATCTCGTGATGCTCGACCTGCTGGGCGCTGGCGATGAGGGTGATGTCGCGGATGGTGGTGTCAGCGGCGTCCTTGATGTTGTCTTCGGCTTC
Coding sequences within:
- a CDS encoding ferritin-like domain-containing protein; the protein is MKFFSENIEDLRTLYIANLRKALDMEQKITKALPTMIEKATDPQLASAFSNHLTETQGHLAKVESLLRNVNNGEADTSTCKAISALVTEAEDNIKDAADTTIRDITLIASAQQVEHHEIAVYGTLRTWAELLGEDEAAEILDSILDEEKNADELLTAIADGVNTAAANTTNAVPTHV